One Gymnogyps californianus isolate 813 chromosome 11, ASM1813914v2, whole genome shotgun sequence genomic window carries:
- the WHAMM gene encoding WASP homolog-associated protein with actin, membranes and microtubules has protein sequence MEPQPDSLEGWVAVRDTAFAEPQPPRLRFLVGWNGVEGAFAVTCHGRAEAAAQAPQSWAGLFSAPALRGIHRQLAAVCPRLEPAFPALPPTLPGAGGGGLWAVLFPGGAAPGEAEVQELCRELELYLGWALELCGGRVVLDALFAADRCRDDEYFESLHELRGRALRSHLARAKEALRRVLQQHKNADTMVALMKVYEEEDKAYQDLVTMATQFYQYLLQPFRDMRELATLYKLEILKSLQYDKLGPKRVAALQKDAEEWTKRAENAVCSIQDITVNYFKETVKALGAMHKQMEQDQERFGKTTWASALPRLENLKCMLAKETLQHLRARELCLKQKRAGIQKNMEDLSEQEENLPVVEELEIQYYETQLELYNVQLEVLKHEEMLLIVQLDALRRQIKEKQDEVVYYDTCENPEELKVIEQTMGQHYANLSEMTMLRQKTKQLETKRGTVCARRAYLRNKKDQCEASHRQRLQQAEESKKRFRQHHGIQIKRDKQKEEEKKKKAWISQERQKTLERLKTFREASTKCPAHVVLKTSRPQPLSPKLPRSITQQAAVLSPPPSSRARAAPEQPKSILLVEAKESKASHQNTPADIPVQIFVTDGDTEQQKHSEGLMVFTSSPPPPPPPPPPPPPLPPPPPYPPLPLQLKTPSATEDKPLPLSSKSPTESPALHKQDDSSRRSINNYVGSMDEVLASLKRSEVHLRKVEQPDPYASVKDNILSAIRQGVKLRKVNRDTEKDVSKGSTNELERSIKAVIQRIKKVSADSEEEENNDQNNGEWDS, from the exons ATGGAGCCGCAGCCCGACAGCCTGGAGGGGTGGGTGGCCGTGCGCGACACCGCCTTCGCCGAGCCTCAGCCGCCGCGGCTCCGCTTCCTCGTGGGCTGGAACGGCGTGGAGGGCGCGTTCGCCGTGACCTGCCACGGccgggcggaggcggcggcgcaGGCCCCGCAGAGCTGGGCCGGCCTCTTCTCGGCGCCGGCCCTGCGCGGCATCCACCGGCAGCTGGCGGCCGTCTGTCCGCGCCTGGAGCCTGCCTTCCCCGCGCTGCCGCCCACGCTGCccggcgccggcggcggcgggctctgggccgtgctgttccccggcggcgcggcgccgggCGAGGCCGAGGTGCAGGAGCTGTGCCGGGAGCTGGAGCTCTACCTGGGCTGGGCCCTGGAGCTCTGCGGCGGCCGTGTGGTGCTGGACGCCCTCTTCGCCGCCGACCGCTGCCGCGACGACGAGTACTTCGAGAGTCTGCACGAGCTCCGCGGGAGGGCCCTGCGCAGCCACCTGGCCCGGGCCAAGGAGGCCCTGCGGCGG GTTCTTCAGCAGCATAAAAATGCTGACACAATGGTGGCTTTGATGAAGGTTTATGAAGAAGAAGACAAAGCTTATCAGGATTTGGTCACCATGGCAACACAATTCTACCAGTATTTACTACAACCCTTCAGAGATATGCGAGAGCTGGCGACCCTGTACAAACTGGAAATCCTG AAATCTTTGCAGTATGATAAGTTGGGGCCTAAAAGAgtggcagctttgcagaaagatGCTGAAGAATGGACTAAGCGAGCTGAGAATGCTGTGTGCTCCATTCAGGATATCACTGTGAACTACTTCAAGGAAACTGTAAAGGCTCTGGGAG CAATGCACAAACAGATGGAACAAGATCAGGAAAGATTTGGTAAAACCACCTGGGCGTCAGCTTTGCCACGACTAGAAAACCTGAAATGTATGTTAGCTAAAGAAACCCTTCAGCATCTGAGGGCAAGAGAGTTGTGCCTGAAACAGAAGAGAGCTGGCATTCAGAAAAAC ATGGAGGACCTCAGTGAACAGGAAGAGAACTTACCTGTAGTGGAGGAGCTGGAAATACAGTATTATGAAACGCAGCTGGAATTATATAATGTACAGCTTGAAGTATTGAAACATGAAGAGATGCTGCTTATTGTACAGTTGGATGCTTTAAGGAGACAGATTAAAG AGAAACAGGATGAAGTTGTTTACTATGATACATGTGAAAATCCTGAGGAGCTCAAGGTCATTGAACAGACAATGGGACAACATTACGCTAACTTGTCAGAAATGACGATGCTGAGGCAGAAGACTAAGCAGTTGGAGACAAAGCGTGGGACTGTCTGTGCGAGGAGAGCCTACCTCaggaacaaaaaa GATCAATGTGAAGCAAGCCATCGGCAGAGACTGCAACAGGCAGAAGAGAGCAAAAAACGCTTCCGGCAGCATCACGGCATACAGATA AAGAGAGACaagcaaaaagaggaagagaaaaagaaaaaagcttggaTAAGCCAGGAACGTCAGAAAACACTGGAGAGGCTGAAAACATTCAGGGAGGCAAGTACT aagtgtccAGCTCATGTTGTTCTGAAAACATCTCGTCCCCAGCCTCTCAGTCCCAAGTTGCCACGAAGCATCACTCAGCAGGCTGCAGTACTGTCCCCTCCACCTTCGTCGAGAGCAAGGGCAGCTCCAGAGCAGCCGAAGAGCATACTGCTAGTAGAAGCCAAAGAATCAAAAGCTTCACATCAGAATACCCCAGCAGATATCCCTGTCCAGATTTTTGTTACTGATGGTGACACAGAGCAACAAAAGCACAGTGAGGGATTGATGGTCTTCACAtcctcaccaccaccaccaccaccacctcctccgccccctcctcctttaccccctcctcccccataTCCCCCCTTACCTCTCCAGTTAAAGACACCATCAGCAACAGAGGATAAACCACTTCCCCTTAGCTCCAAGAGCCCCACAGAAAGCCCTGCACTGCACAAACAGGATGACTCATCCAGGAGATCTATAAATAATTACGTAG GTTCCATGGATGAGGTTTTGGCTTCTCTAAAACGCAGTGAAGTTCATCTTCGCAAAGTGGAACAGCCAGATCCGTATGCCTCTGTAAAAGACAACATCCTCTCTGCCATAAGGCAAGGAGTTAAACTAAGAAAAGTGAATCGGGATACTGAGAAAGATGTCAGTAAAGGATCCACTAATGAGCTAGAGAGAAGCATTAAGGCAGTCATCCAGAGAATTAAGAAAGTGTCTGCTGATTCTGAAGAAGAGGAGAACAATGATCAGAATAATGGAGAATGGGACAGCTAA